One genomic region from Candidatus Zixiibacteriota bacterium encodes:
- a CDS encoding MBL fold metallo-hydrolase — MTNKNKKLESPNRIKFLGTAGARIVVAKQLRASGGVWLTLDNKNFFIDPGPGALVKCFTSKPKLDPSKLDAIVLTHRHIDHSNDINIMIEAMTEGGFKRKGILFCPADALNEDPVVLKYVRSFVEKIHILKAGGEYTLDGINLSTPLRHIHGVEAYGLIFKSLKYRVSFIVDTRFFPELTKAHSGSELIIINVVRYEPEGAKKLKLDHLNLEDAKNIIKGCKPQIAILTHFGMTMIKAKPWELALQIKKELKTEVIAASDGMELNLNEVIF, encoded by the coding sequence ATGACAAATAAGAATAAGAAATTAGAATCACCAAACCGGATCAAATTCTTAGGCACTGCCGGGGCGAGGATAGTGGTAGCCAAACAGTTGAGGGCTTCAGGTGGAGTCTGGCTTACTCTGGACAACAAGAATTTTTTCATCGATCCTGGACCCGGTGCTTTAGTCAAATGTTTTACCAGCAAGCCGAAATTAGACCCGTCAAAATTGGATGCGATTGTCTTAACTCATCGTCATATTGACCATTCCAATGATATCAACATTATGATTGAGGCGATGACCGAAGGCGGATTCAAAAGAAAAGGAATACTTTTTTGTCCTGCTGATGCTTTGAACGAGGATCCAGTGGTTTTGAAATATGTCAGAAGTTTTGTGGAGAAAATCCATATTCTGAAAGCTGGAGGCGAGTATACGCTCGATGGAATTAATTTATCAACGCCATTAAGGCATATTCACGGGGTGGAGGCTTACGGTTTAATTTTTAAGTCTTTAAAATACAGAGTTTCATTTATCGTGGACACCAGATTCTTTCCGGAACTGACAAAGGCGCATTCCGGAAGTGAGCTGATAATTATTAATGTCGTAAGATACGAGCCAGAAGGAGCAAAGAAACTCAAGTTGGATCATCTGAATTTAGAAGATGCTAAAAACATAATCAAGGGCTGTAAGCCTCAAATAGCCATTTTGACTCATTTCGGGATGACCATGATCAAAGCCAAACCCTGGGAATTAGCTCTGCAGATAAAAAAAGAATTAAAGACCGAGGTGATTGCTGCCTCAGATGGGATGGAATTGAATTTAAATGAGGTGATTTTCTGA
- a CDS encoding class I SAM-dependent methyltransferase → MVKNQIRNMSDYYRDKLSAERLKFCYEIAPPRVKQYLKAEMEYVLQNIRSSDTVLELGCGYGRVLGQIAQKAKMAIGVDTSIDSLLLGKKMLRDSKNCILLKMDAVQLQFLDQTFDRVICVQNGISAFHVNQKDLIRESIRVTKRRGKILFSSYSDKFWEHRLEWFKLQSKAGLVGEIDYGKTGDGLIVCKDGFNATTVVPDQFRELTAKFEVDAKIVEVDESSIFCVLT, encoded by the coding sequence ATGGTTAAAAATCAAATTAGAAATATGAGCGACTATTATCGCGATAAACTCAGCGCCGAGCGGCTGAAATTCTGTTACGAGATTGCTCCACCCAGGGTTAAACAATATCTAAAGGCTGAGATGGAGTACGTTCTTCAGAATATCCGTTCGTCTGATACGGTTCTTGAATTAGGATGCGGTTACGGTCGGGTTCTTGGACAGATCGCTCAAAAAGCTAAAATGGCAATAGGGGTTGACACCTCGATTGATAGTCTGCTCCTTGGAAAGAAAATGCTGAGGGACTCTAAGAACTGCATTCTGCTGAAAATGGATGCAGTTCAGCTTCAGTTCCTGGATCAGACCTTTGATCGGGTTATCTGTGTACAGAACGGGATTTCAGCTTTTCATGTTAATCAAAAAGATTTAATCCGGGAAAGTATTCGGGTAACCAAGCGCAGGGGGAAAATTCTATTTTCAAGTTATTCTGATAAGTTCTGGGAACACAGGTTGGAATGGTTCAAACTCCAGTCGAAAGCAGGTTTGGTTGGAGAAATAGACTATGGGAAGACAGGTGATGGGCTGATTGTCTGTAAAGATGGTTTCAACGCAACGACAGTAGTGCCGGATCAGTTCCGGGAGTTGACTGCAAAGTTTGAGGTCGATGCAAAGATTGTAGAGGTTGATGAATCAAGCATTTTTTGCGTTTTGAC